Genomic DNA from Oncorhynchus nerka isolate Pitt River linkage group LG17, Oner_Uvic_2.0, whole genome shotgun sequence:
ATGAACGCTTCGGCCCTCAGATGCATGTTGGGTAATGCAGGCTGCGTGAGTGAGTTTTGGAGGTGAGATGAACGCTTCGGCCCTCAGATGCATGTTGGGTAATGCAGACTGCGTGAGTGAGTTTTGGAGGTGAGATGAATGCAGACTGCGTGAGTGAGTTTTGGAGGTGAGATGAACCCTCAGATGCATGTTGGGTAATGCAGACTGCGTGAGTGAGTTTTGGAGGTGAGATGAACGCTTCGGCCCTCAGATGCATGTTGGGTAATGCAGACTGCGTGAGTGAGTTTTGGAGGTGAGATGAACGCTTCGGCCCTCAGATGCATGTTGGGTAATGCAGCAAGAGTTTTGAAAAAGTAGCTTCAAGATTGACCGACGCTTTTGGGGGGAAAAAACTGTAATAAAGTCTAGATTTATCcaatcaaatgcatttataaCGTCTTTCTGTTTTAAATGTCAACGGGTACTTTATGATACTGATTTATAGTCGCTACGGTAACGACAAGGCCCCCAAAAGAACAAGTAGAAGCCCAGTGACAAAAACCCTTCCTTCCTACAGTAATACAGGTTTATAGTCGCTACGGTAACGACAAGGCCCCCAAAAGAACAAGTAGAAGCCCAGTGACAAAAACCCTTCCTTCCTACAGTAATACAGGTTTATAGTCGCTACGGTAACGACAAGGCCCCCAAAAGAACAAGTAGAAGCCCAGTGACAAAAACCCTTCCTTCCTACAGTAATACAGGTTTATAGTCGCTACGGTAACGACAAGGCCCCCAAAAGAACAAGTAGAAGCCCAGTGACAAAAACCCTTCCTTCCTACAGTAATACAGGTTTATAGTCGCTACGGTAACGACAAGGCCCCAAAAGAACAAGTAGAAGCCCAGTGACAAAAACCCTTCCTTCCTACTTCCCTAGTAATACAGGTTTATAGTCGCTACGGTAACGACAAGGCCCCTGTACAGTAATACAGGTTTATAGTGACAAAACCCTTCCCCTGTACAGTAATACAGGTTTATAGTCGCTACGGTAACGACAAGGCCCCCTGTACAGTAATACAGGTTTATAGTCCAGTGACAAAAGGCCCCTTCCTACAGTAATACAGGTTTATAGTCGCTACGGTAACGACAAGGCCCCCAAAAGAACAAGTAGAAGCCCAGTGACAAAAACCCTTCCTTCCTACAGTAATACAGGTTTATAGTCGCTAAGTAGAAGCCCAGTGACAAAAACCCTTCCTTCCTACAGTAATACAGGTTTATAGTCGCTACGGTAACGACAAGGCCCCCTGTACAGTAATACAGGTTTATAGTCGCTACGGTAACGACAAGGCCCCTGTAAAGAACAGGTTTATAGTCGCTACAGTGACAAAACCCCCTTCCTACAGTAATACAGGTTTATAGTCGCTACGGTAACGACAAGGCCCCCTGTACAGTAATACAGGTTTATAGTCGCTACGGTAACGACAAGGCCCCCTGTACAGTAATACAGGTTTATAGTCGCTACGGTAACACAGTAATACAGTCGGCGTGAATAGGATTATGAAGCTGTCGATTTAGTTCTCATCCTCCTTGATCAGTCACTCAACAGCTTGTCGTGCTGCTTGAAAGCAAAGGCCTCTGGGTTGTGTTTAACCCCAGAGAGACGCACTGTACGCCGTGTGCCTGCCTCCCGACCGTCCTGTCTCTTATAAATACTTCCTGATTGTGACAGTACACACAGGAAGCAGCTGAAGCAGAGGAGTTTGACGGTGGTGAACACCGCGTCAATCACAGGGCTGTCGTTGCATAACTCTCCCACCTACACCCTGCTCCTACCTCCTACTACTACCTCCACCTCCTGCTCCTAACTCCTGCTCCTACCTCCTACTACTACCTCCACCTCCTGCTCCTACCTCCTGCTCCTACCTCCTACTACTACCTCCTGCTCCTACCTCCTGCTCCTACCTCCTGCACCTACCTCCTACTCCAACCTCCTGCTCCTACCTCCTGCCCCCCACCTCCTgctcctacctcctacctcctgcTCCTACCTCCTGCTCCTACCTCCTGCTCCTACCTCCTGCACCTACCTCCTGCACCTACCTCCTGCCTCCTGCTCCTACCTCCTGCTCCTACTTCCTGACCTCCTCCTGCAACTACCTCCTGCAACTACCTCCTGCAACTACCTCCTGCATCTACCTCCTGCATCTACCTCCTGCTCCTACCTCCTGCATCTACCTCCTGCAACTACCTCCTGCTCCTACCTCCTGCATCTACCTCCTGCTCCTACCTCCTGCTCCTACCTCCTGCTCCTACTCCTACCTCCTGCTCCTACCCCCTACCTCCTGCTACTACCTCCTGCTACTACCTCCTACTCCTACCTCCAGCTCCTACCTCCTGCTCCTACCTCCTGCacctacctcctacctcctgcTCCTACCTCCTGCTCCTACCTCCTGCTCCTACCTCCTGCACCTACCTCCTGCTCCTACCTCCTGCCTCCTACATCCTGCTCCTACCTCCTGCTCCTACTCCTACCATCTACTCCTACCTCCTGCTCCTACCTCCTGCTCCTACTCCTACCTCCTGCTCCTACCTCCTGCTCCTACTCCTACCTCCAGCTCCTACCTCCTGCTCCTACCTCCTGCACCTACCTCCTGCTCCTACTCTTACCTCCTGCTTCTACCTCCTGCTCCTACCTCCTGCTCCTACCTCCTGCACCTACCTCCTgctcctacctcctacctcctgcTCCTAACTCCTGCTCCTACCTCCTACTCCTACCTCCTGCTCCTactcctacctcctacctcctgcTCCTACCTCCTGCTCCTACCTCCTGCTCCTACCTCCTACTCCTACCTCCTACTCCTACCTCCTGCTCCTACCTCCTGCTCCTACCTCCTGCACCtacctcctgctcctgctcctaccTCCTGCTCCTACCTCCTGCACCtacctcctgctcctgctcctaccTCCTGCTCCTACTCCCCTCCTGCTCCTACCTCCTACTCCTAcctcctagtttctaccttcttaacaacactatcaacaaggcaggtcctacaggccctagtttctaccttcttaacaacactatcaacaaggcaggtcctacaggccctagtttctaccttcttaacagcactatcaacaaggcaggtcctacaggccctagtttctaccttcttaacaacactatcaacaaggcaggtcctacaggccctagtttctaccttcttaacaacactatcaacaaggcaggtcctacaggccctagtttctaccttcttaacaacactatcaacaaggcaggtccgaCAGGCCCTGGTTTTGTCTCACCTGGACGACTGCCCAGTCatatggtcaggtgccacaaagagggacttaggaaaattgcaattggctcagaacagggcagcacggctggcccttagaAGTAGACAAAGAGCTAACATCAATAACATGCTTGCCAATCTCTTCTGGCTCAAAgtggacttcatcactacttgttatTATGAGATGACGTGTTGAGAGCAGCGAACTGTCTGTTCAAAAACCGACTAGCACAGGGCTCATTCACCCATGCACCCCCCCCCACAAGACAAGGCATCCCCCCCACCACAATCCCCCCACCACAAGACAAGGCATACCCCCCCCACAAGACAAGGCATCCCCCCCACCACAAGACAAGGCATACCCCCCACCACAAGACAAGGCATACCCCCCACCACaagacaggtcgctcctaccaggtggcgaatcgcatctctgcatgtctggcagacatatcagtgtggatgacggatcaccacctcaagctgaacctcggcaagacggagctgctcttcctcccggggaaggactgcccgttccatgatctcgccatcacggttgacaactccattgtgtcctcctcccagagcgctaagaaccttggcgtgatcctggacaacaccctgtcgttctcaactaacatcaaggcggtggcccgttcctgtaggttcatgctctacaacatccgcagagtacgaccctgcctcacacaggaagcagcgcaggtcctaatccaggcacttgtcatctcccgtctggattactgcaactcgctgttggctgagctccctgcctgtgccattaaacccctacagctcatccagaatgccgcagcccgtctggtgttcaaccttcccaagttctctcacgtcaccccgctcctccgctctctccactggcttccagttgaggctcgcatccgctacaagaccatggtgcttgcctacggagctgtgaggggaacggcacctcagtacctccaggctctgatcaggccctacacccaaacaagggcactgcgttcatccacctctggcctgctcgcctccctaccactgaggaaatacagttcccgctcagcccagtcaaaactgttcgctgctctggccccccaatggtggaacaaactccctcacgacgccaggacagcggagtcaatcaccaccttccggagacacctgaaaccccacctctttaaggaatacctaggataggataaagtaatccttctcaccccccttaaaagatttagatgcactattgtaaagtggcagttccactggatgtcataatgtgaacgcaccaatttgtaagtcgctctggataagagcgtctgctaaatgacttaaatgtaatgtaatgtaacaagGCATACCCCCCACCACAAGACAAGGCATCCCCCACCACAAGACAAGGCATACCCCCCACAAGACAAGGCACCCCCCACCACAAGACAAGGCATACCCCCCACCACAAGACAAGGCATCCCCCCCACCACAAGACAAGGCATACCCCCCACCACAAGACAAGGCATCCCCCCCACCACAAGACAAGGCACCCCCCCAAACAAGGCACCCCCCACGAGACAAGGCATACCCCCCCACCACAAGACAAGGCATCCCCCCCACCACAAGACAAGGCATACCCCCCACCACAAGACAAGGCATCCCCCCACAAGACAaggcaccccccccccaaaacaagGCACCCCCCACGAGACAAGgcataccccccccacacacacaagacaAGGCATACCCCCCCCCACAAGACAATATATTCAACATCAGGGAACTCAAGcgttaaaatctgattttaaaaccTTTAAAAACCTAACAGTCTTTGCTGGActgtggagacacacacactgacactggcactctacacccacacacacacactgtatcccATCTAGTCCTAACCCTGTCAGAGCCCAGGCAGATTCATGTTATTTACTCCAAGCTATATCCCATCTAGTCCTAACCCTGTCAGAGCCCAGGCAGATTCATGTTATTTACTCCAAGCTGTATCCCATCTAGTCCTAACCCTGTCAGAGCCCAGGCAGATTCATGTTATTTACTCCAAGCTGTATCCCATCTAGTCCTAACCCTGTCAGAGCCCAGGCAGATTCATGTTATTTACTCCAAGCTGTATCCCATCTAGTCCTAACCTGGAGTTCAGACAAAGGGTCTAGGCTGGTATGATTCATGTTATTTACTCAAAGCCCTTCCCCTCTAAATCTGGTAATCGCCTGACTGTCCCAGTAACATTAAGTGGTTAACTATTAAAGTCCCAAGATGTTGGTGAAGGGAAACTAACTGAAACTAATGGACTTCAATGGAAACCACGTgtgtgatgtgtttgataccattccattccagacattactatGAGCCTTGTCCTCCtcaatgaaggtgccaccagcctcctgtgactAAAGTGTAGTAGGTTACAGATCCTGTCCTTAAGAGTGAGAGCACATGACATGAAGCTATATTTGAATATGGTGTGAGTGACCCATGCTGTCTGTGAATAATGGTATTGAATGGGGTGTTggaatggggtattgtgatgtcattatggggtattgtgatgtcattatggggtattgtaatgtcattatggggcattgtgatgtcattatggggtattgtaatgtcattatggggcattgtgatgtcattatgggttattgtgatgtcattatggggtattgtgatgtcattatgggttattatgatgtcattacggagtattgtgtgtagattgatgggggggaaaaaagctatttaatccattttggaatgaggctgtaacgtaaaaaaaaaagggaaggggtctgaatactttacaaatgcaCATCATATCTCTTTTAGGCTTATGCACGTCATATCTCTTTTAGGATTATGCACGTCATATCTCTTTTAGGCTTATGCACGTCATATCTCTTGTAGGATTATGCACGTCATATCTCTTTTAGGATTATGCACGTCATATCTCTTTTAGGTTTATGCACGTCATATCTCTTTTAGGTTTATGCACGTCATATCTCTTTTAGGATTATGCACGTCATATCTCTTTTAGGTTTATGCACGTCATATCTCTTTTAGGATTATGCACGTCATATCTCTCGTAGGTTTATGCACGTCATATCTCTCTTAGGTTTATGCACGTCATATCTCTTTTAGGTTTATGCACGTCATATCTCTTTTAGGCTTATGCACGCCATATCTCTTTTAGGATTATTATGCACGCTCATATCTCTTTTTTTAGGCTTATGCACGCCATATCTCTTTTAGGCTTATGCACGTCATATCTCTTTTAGGATTATGCACGTCATATCTCTTTTAGGTTTATGCACGTCATATCTCTTTTAGGCTTATGCACGTCATATCTCTTTTAGGATTATGCACGTCATATCTCTTTTAGGATTATGCACGTCATATCTCTTTTAGGCTTATGCACGTCATATCTCTTTTAGGATTATGCACTCTTTTAGGATTATGCACGTATATCTCTTTTAGGATTATGCACGTCATATCTCTTTTAGGATTATGCACGTCATATCTCTTTAGGATTATGCACGTCATATCTCTTTAGGATTATGCACGTCATATCTCTTTTAGGTTTATGCACGTTTATGCATATCTCTTTAGGATTATGCACGTCATATCTCTTTTAGGATTATGCACGTCATATCTCTCTTAGGTTTATGCACGTCATATCTCTTTTAGGATTATGCACGTCATATCTCTCTTAGGTTTATGCACGTCATATCCCCTTTAGGTTTATGCACGTCATATCCCTTTTAGGTTTATGCACGTCATATCTCTCTTAGGTTTATGCACGTCATATCTCTTTTAGGATTATGCACGTCATATCTCTCTTAGGCTTATGCACGTCATATCTCTTTTAGGATTATGCACGTCATATCTCTCGTAGGCTTATGCACGTCATATCTCTCGTAGGCTTATGCACGTCATATCTCTTTTAGGATTATGCACGTCATATCTCTCTTGGGATTATGCACGTCATATCTCTTTTAGGATTATGCACGTCATATCTCTTTTAGGATTATGCACGTCATATCTCTTTTAGGATTATGCACGTCATATCTCTTTTAGGTTTATGCACGTCATATCTCTTTTAGGATTATGCACATCATATCTCTCTTAGGATTATGCACGTCATATCTCTCGTAGGTTTATGCACGTCATATCTCTTTTAGGATTATGCACGTCATATCTCTTTTAGGTTTATGCACGTCATATCTCTTTTAGGTTTATGCACGTCATATCTCTGTTAGGTTTATGCACGTCATATCTCTTTTAGGTTTATGCACGTCATATCTCTTTTAGGTTTATGCACGTCATATCTCTGTTAGGTTTATGCACGTCATATCTCTTTTAGGTTTATGCACGTCATATCTCTGTTAGGATTCTTGCGGTCaaattgcagtctacaaatgatttgtaattatgttctggccccctcgaccatccgctcaagaaaaaacAAATGGTCCCGTTGTTGATAGTTGATGATCCCTTGTTCTAGCTGGTCACAGCAGCAGACTGTCCACGCTGCTCCATGCTGCCAGCTGGCTCTTCACCCTTTATGCCTTTTACACAGGACCCAGGTCCCATGCTGGCTTTGCACATTcacagagggggggaggggggggggggcatgacaTGGCAGCAGGGACAGTCAGCACCTCACCCTGCTATGATTAATCAACCCTCCCTGTTTTATTTAAAGCCTTGAATGAATCATCCggcaaggtgagagagaggttagCTGATAGATTAAGGTTAGAGGAAAGTTTGTGGATTTGAAgcataaatgtttgttttgcagTTTTGAAGTACTGTTACTTGCCACCACATCGAAATAAGCCACGCAAAAAAAAAAAGCCAGCTCAAattgaccaggcccagatcctggTGTTTCTATTGGAAGATATATTTGTGGTCTATATTGGTAGATATGTTTGTGGTACATATtggtagatacagtgccttgcgaaagtattcggcccccttgaactttgcaaccttttgccacatttcaggcttcaaacataaagatataaaactgtatttttttgtgaagaatcaacaacaagtgggacacaatcgtgaagtggaacgacatttattggatatttcaaacttttttaacaaatcaaaaactgaaaaattgggcgtgcaaaattattcagcccctttactttcagtgcatcaaactctctccagaagttcagtgaggatctctgaatgatccaatgttgacctaaatgactaatgatgataaatacaatccacctgtgtgtaatcaagtctccgtataaatgcacctgcactgtgatagtctcagaggtccattaaaagcgcagagagcatcatgaagaacaaggaacacaccaggcaggtcgagatactgttgtgaagaagtttaaagccggatttggatacaaaaagatttcccaagctttaaacatcccaaggagcactgtgcaagcgataatattgaaatggaaggagtatcagaccactgcaaatctaccaagacctggccgtccctctaaactttcagctcatacaaagagaagactgatcagagatgcagccaagaggcccatgatcactctggatgaactgcagagatctacagctgaggtgggagactctgtccataggacaacaatcagtcgtatattgcacaaatctggcctttatggaagagtggcaagaagacagacatttcttaaagatatccataaaaagtgttgtttaaagtttgccacaagccacctgggagacacatcaaacatgtggaagaaggtgctctgtgGTTCAGGATGACTtttttccaaatcaaatcaaattttatttgtcacatacacatggttagcagatgttaatgggagtgtagcgaaatgcttgtgcttctagttccgacaatgcagtgataaccaacaagtaatctaactaacaattccaaaactactgtcttatacacagtgtaaggggataaggaatatgtacataaggatatatgaatgagtgatggtacagagcagcatacagtagatggtatcgagtacagtatatacatatgagatgagtatgtagacaaagtaaacaaagtggcatagttaaagtggctagtgatacatgtattacataaggatgcagtcgatgatgtagagtacagtatatacgtatgcatatgaaatgaataatgtagggtaagtaacattatataaggtagcattgtttaaagtggctagtgatatatttacatcatttcccatcaattcccattattaaagtggctggagttgagtcagtgtgttggcagcagccactcagtgttagtggtggctgtttaacagtctgatggccttgagatagaagctgtttttcagtctctcggtcccagctttgatgcacctgtactgacctcgccttctggatgatagcggggtgatcaggcagtggttcgggtggttgatgtccttgatgatctttatggccttcctgtaacatcgggtggtgtaggtgtcctggagggcaggtagtttgcccccggtgatgcgttgtgcagacctcactaccctctggagagccttacggttgagggcggagcagttgccgtaccaggcggtgatacagcccgccaggatgctctggATACCCTGGAGTCTGTGGTTAACAAAGAACATTCCAGGGCTCCCCCCCATGAAACATGTCCTCTCTCCGTCTACTGCTACTTGACCCATCTCCTTCTACTTGACCCGTCTGCCTCTACTTGACCAGTCTACTGCTACTTGACCCGTCTCCTGCAACTTGACCCTTCTACCTCTACTTGACCCTTCTACCTCTACTTGACCCGTCTCCTGCTACTTGACCCTTCTACCTCTACTTGACCCGTCTGCCTCTACTTGACCCGTCTGCCTCTACTTGACCCGTCTACCGCTACTTGACCCGTCTGTCTCTACTTGACCCGTCTGTCTCTACTTGACCCGTCTGTCTCTACTTGACCCGTCTACTGCTACTTGACCCGTCTCCTGCAACTTGACCCGTCTGTCTCTACTTGACCCGTCTCCTGCTACTTGACCCGTCTGCCTCTACTTGACCCGTCTACCGCTACTTGACCCGTCTGTCTCTACTTGACCCGTCTACTGCAACTTGACCCGTCTGTCTCTACTTGACCCGTCTACTGCTACTTGACCCGTCTCCTGCAACTTGACCCTTCTACCTCTACTTGACCCGTCTACCTCTACTTGACCCGTCTACCTCTACTTCACCAGTCTACTGCTACTTGACCCGTCTGTCTCTGCTACTTGACCCGTCTCCTGCTACTTGACCCGTCTACCGCTACTtgacccgtctgtctgtctctacttgACCCGTCTACTGCTACCCGACCAGTCTACTGCTACTTGACCCGTCTCCTGCTACTTGACCCGTCTCCTGCTACTTGACCCGTCTCCTGCTACTTGACCCGTCTCCTGCTACTTGACCCGTCTCCTGCTACTTGACCCGTCTACCGCTACTTGACCCGTCTACTGCTACTTGACCCGTCTCCTGCAACTTGACCCTTCTACCTCTACTTGACCCGTCTACCTCTACTTGACCCGTCTACTACTACTTGACCCGTCTCCTGCTACTTGACCCGTCTGCTGCTACTTGACCCGTCTGTCTCTACTTGACCAGTCTCCTGCTACTTGACCCGTCTCCTCTACTTGACCCGTCTGCCTGCTACTTGACCCGTCTACTTCTACTTGACCCGTCTACTGCTACTTGACCCGTGTCGTGCTACTTGACCCGTGTCGTGCTACTTGACCCGTCTCCTTCTACTTGACCCGTGTCCTTTCTACTTGACCCGTCTACTGCTACTTGACCCGTCTCCTGCTACTTGACCCGTCTACTGCTACTTGACCCGTCTACCGCTACTTGACCCGTCTACCGCTACTTGACCCGTCTACCGCTACTTGACCCGTCTACTGCTACTTGACCGACCACTGAACAGATATACAGACATGTTAGTTAAAAGTATAAGGTTATGAGATCAAGAGCGAGAACCCAGTCCCGTCTACTGCTACTTGACCGACCACTGAACAGATATACAGACATGTTAAAAGTATAAGGTTATGAGATCAAGAACCCAGTCCCGTCTACTGCTACTTGACCCGTCTACTGCTACTTGACCCGTCTACCTCTACTTGACCTGTCTACCTCTACTTGACCCGTCTACTGCTACTTGACCCGTCTACCTCTACTTGACCCGTCTACTGCTACTTGACCCGTCTACCTCTACTTGACCCGTGTCCTTTCTACTTGACCCGTCTACTGCTACTTGACCGACCACTGAACAGATATACAGACATGTTAAAAGTATAAGGTTATGAGATCCCCCAGTCCCGTACTGCTACTTGACCGACCACTGAACAGATATACAGACATGTTAAAAAGTATAAGGTTATGAGATCAAGAGCGAGAACCCAGTCCCGTCTACTGCTACTTGACACACCACTGAACAGATATACAGACATGTTAAAAGTATAAGGTTATGAGATCAAGAGCGAGAACCCAGGCTATAAATCATCATCTGTTTCCTGTGTTTGTTCCCTTTAATTAAAAACTGTATTTATTCTCTGATAATTCACACAAATAGAATAGAAATGTTTGTGTTCAGGGTCTGGATGAAATATATCAACTATATTGTCTCCAGCTGAAATGTTAAAACACACCTGGACtgcgtttacatttacattacatttaagt
This window encodes:
- the LOC135561317 gene encoding uncharacterized protein LOC135561317 codes for the protein MTDHHLKLNLGKTELLFLPGKDCPFHDLAITVDNSIVSSSQSAKNLGVILDNTLSFSTNIKAVARSCRFMLYNIRRVRPCLTQEAAQVLIQALVISRLDYCNSLLAELPACAIKPLQLIQNAAARLVFNLPKFSHVTPLLRSLHWLPVEARIRYKTMVLAYGAVRGTAPQYLQALIRPYTQTRALRSSTSGLLASLPLRKYSSRSAQSKLFAALAPQWWNKLPHDARTAESITTFRRHLKPHLFKEYLG